The Raphanus sativus cultivar WK10039 unplaced genomic scaffold, ASM80110v3 Scaffold1464, whole genome shotgun sequence genome window below encodes:
- the LOC108807742 gene encoding uncharacterized protein LOC108807742, with protein MRGFNRPRKSQGRDLFYQTPSPTNFSEEEIQRNIEFLKKLQEADDKTLYPGYERMMQRYLSGSITYVQLRRGLFVLLCRDRGLAKELRQLLSYFASPVRNHYKKEDPKYELERSVAFLRKVEALGESVYKAFMDALGFSGDKEVMIEQLREILRGHESLKEELETFLIDNRLLNRKRDCVNDRPSYWFRPEVEKGSSSGPVLKWKYNSGGSYRPEDSMEKRSEACRDEKMNRFEDMLLHDLDSFIEFGKVSKDDLRNKRHREMPRVGLSGLLEWLCNGKKVPPGF; from the coding sequence ATGAGAGGTTTCAATAGACCACGAAAAAGTCAAGGGAGAGACTTGTTTTATCAAACTCCGAGTCCGACTAATTTTTCGGAAGAAGAGATACAACGAAACATCGAGTTCTTGAAGAAACTGCAAGAGGCAGATGATAAAACACTCTACCCTGGATACGAACGTATGATGCAGCGTTATCTATCTGGCTCTATAACCTACGTCCAACTCAGACGCGGACTGTTTGTCCTTCTCTGTAGAGACAGAGGTCTGGCCAAAGAGCTTCGTCAGCTTTTGTCGTATTTTGCTTCTCCTGTAAGAAACCACTACAAGAAAGAGGACCCGAAATATGAATTGGAACGCTCGGTTGCGTTCTTGCGCAAAGTCGAAGCGTTGGGAGAGAGTGTGTACAAGGCTTTTATGGATGCGTTAGGGTTTAGTGGTGACAAGGAGGTAATGATTGAACAGCTACGCGAGATTTTACGCGGTCACGAGTCTCTTAAAGAGGAGCTTGAAACGTTCTTGATCGATAACCGTTTACTCAACCGCAAACGCGACTGCGTGAACGACAGGCCGTCGTATTGGTTTAGACCTGAAGTTGAAAAGGGATCTTCCTCTGGTCCGGTTTTAAAATGGAAATACAACTCTGGAGGTTCGTATCGTCCTGAGGACTCAATGGAGAAGAGGAGTGAGGCTTGTCGCGACGAGAAAATGAACAGGTTCGAGGACATGTTATTGCATGACCTAGATTCGTTTATTGAGTTTGGGAAGGTATCGAAGGATGACTTGAGAAACAAGAGACATCGTGAGATGCCGCGGGTAGGATTGAGTGGACTCTTAGAATGGTTATGCAACGGTAAGAAGGTTCCACCAGGATTTTAA